In the genome of Pan troglodytes isolate AG18354 chromosome 15, NHGRI_mPanTro3-v2.0_pri, whole genome shotgun sequence, one region contains:
- the CMTM5 gene encoding CKLF-like MARVEL transmembrane domain-containing protein 5 isoform X1 → MGPTKMLSARDRRDRHPEEGVVAELQGFAVDKAFLTSHKGILLETELALTLIIFICFTASISAYMAAALLEFFITLAFLFLYATQYYQRFDRLNWPCLDFLRCVSAIIIFLVVSFAAVTSRDGAAIAAFVFGIILVSIFAYDAFKIYRTEMAPGASQGDQQ, encoded by the exons ATGGGCCCTACGAAGATGCTCAGTGCTCGAGATCGCCGGGACCGGCACCCTGAGGAGGGGGTAGTTGCAGAGCTCCAGGGCTTCGCGGTGGACAAGGCCTTCCTCACCTCCCACAAGGGCATCCTGCTGGAAACCGAGCTG GCCCTGACCCTCATCATCTTCATCTGCTTCACGGCCTCCATCTCTGCCTACATGGCCGCGGCGCTACTGGAGTTCTTCATCACActtgccttcctcttcctctatGCCACCCAGTACTACCAGCGCTTCGACCGGCTTAACTGGCCCTGTCTG GACTTCCTGCGCTGTGTCAGTGCCATCATCATCTTCCTGGTGGTCTCCTTTGCAGCTGTGACCTCCCGGGATGGAGCTGCCATTGCTGCTTTT GTTTTTGGCATCATCCTGGTTTCCATCTTTGCCTATGATGCCTTCAAGATCTACCGGACTGAGATGGCACCCGGGGCCAGCCAGG GGGACCAGCAGTGA
- the CMTM5 gene encoding CKLF-like MARVEL transmembrane domain-containing protein 5 isoform X2: MGPTKMLSARDRRDRHPEEGVVAELQGFAVDKAFLTSHKGILLETELALTLIIFICFTASISAYMAAALLEFFITLAFLFLYATQYYQRFDRLNWPCLVFGIILVSIFAYDAFKIYRTEMAPGASQGDQQ, from the exons ATGGGCCCTACGAAGATGCTCAGTGCTCGAGATCGCCGGGACCGGCACCCTGAGGAGGGGGTAGTTGCAGAGCTCCAGGGCTTCGCGGTGGACAAGGCCTTCCTCACCTCCCACAAGGGCATCCTGCTGGAAACCGAGCTG GCCCTGACCCTCATCATCTTCATCTGCTTCACGGCCTCCATCTCTGCCTACATGGCCGCGGCGCTACTGGAGTTCTTCATCACActtgccttcctcttcctctatGCCACCCAGTACTACCAGCGCTTCGACCGGCTTAACTGGCCCTGTCTG GTTTTTGGCATCATCCTGGTTTCCATCTTTGCCTATGATGCCTTCAAGATCTACCGGACTGAGATGGCACCCGGGGCCAGCCAGG GGGACCAGCAGTGA
- the EFS gene encoding embryonal Fyn-associated substrate isoform X2, with the protein MAIATSAQLARALYDNTAESPQELSFRRGDVLRVLQREGAGLDGWCLCSLHGQQGIVPANRVKLLPAGPAPKPSLSPASPAQPGSPYPAPDHSNEDQEVYVVPPPARPCPTSGPPAGPCPPSPDLIYKIPRASGTQLAAPRDALEVYDVPPTALRVPSSGPYDCPASFSHPLTRVAPQPPGEDDAPYDVPLTPKPPAELEPDLEWEGGREPGPPIYAAPSNLKRASALLNLYEAPEELLADGEGGGTDEGIYDVPLLGPEAPPSPEPPGALASHDQDTLAQLLARSPPPPHRPRLPSAESLSRRPLPALPVPEAPSPSPVPSPAPGRKGSIQDRPLPPPPPRLPGYGGPKVEGDPEGREMEDDPAGHHNEYEGIPMAEEYDYVHLKGMDKAQGSRPPDQACTGDPELPERGMPAPQEALSPGEPLVLSTGDLQFLYFYAGQCQSHYSALQAAVAALMSSTQANQPPRLFVPHSKRVVVAAHRLVFVGDTLGRLAASAPLRAQVRAAA; encoded by the exons ATGGCCATTGCCACGTCG gcccagctggccCGGGCACTGTATGACAACACCGCTGAGTCCCCCCAGGAGCTGTCCTTCCGCCGAGGGGATGTCCTACGGGTCCTGCAGAGAGAGGGCGCTGGACTGGACGGCTGGTGCCTCTGCTCCCTACACGGCCAGCAGGGCATTGTGCCCGCCAACAGGGTGAAGCTCTTGCCTGCTGGCCCAGCACCCAAGCCCAGCCTCTCTCCTGCgtccccagcccagcctggctCACCATATCCAGCCCCAGATCACAGCAATGAGGACCAGGAG GTGTATGTGGTGCCGCCCCCAGCTCGGCCCTGTCCAACCTCAGGACCTCCAGCTGGACCTTGCCCACCCTCTCCTGACCTCATCTACAAGATCCCCAGAGCTAGTGGGACCCAGCTGGCTGCTCCCAGAGATGCCTTGGAG GTCTACGATGTGCCCCCCACCGCCCTCCGGGTGCCCTCCAGTGGCCCCTATGACTGCCCTGCCTCCTTTTCCCACCCTCTGACCCGGGTTGCCCCGCAGCCCCCTGGAGAGGATGATGCTCCTTATGATGTGCCTCTGACCCCAAAGCCACCTGCAGAGCTGGAACCAGATCTGGAGTGGGAAGGAGGCCGGGAGCCGGGGCCCCCCATCTATGCTGCCCCCTCCAACCTGAAACGAGCGTCAGCCTTACTCAATTTGTATGAAGCACCCGAGGAACTGCTGGCAGACGGAGAGGGCGGGGGCACTGATGAGGGGATCTATGATGTGCCTCTGCTGGGGCCAGAGGCTCCCCCTTCTCCAGAGCCCCCTggagccttggcctcccatgacCAGGACACCCTGGCCCAGCTTCTGGCCagaagccccccacccccacacaggCCCCGGCTCCCCTCAGCTGAGAGCCTGTCCCGCCGCCCTCTGCCTGCCCTGCCTGTCCctgaggcccccagcccctccccagtgccctctcctgccccaggcCGGAAGGGCAGCATCCAGGACcggcctctgcccccacccccaccccgcctgCCTGGTTATGGAGGCCCCAAGGTCGAGGGGGATCCAGAGGGCAGGGAGATGGAGGATGACCCAGCAGGACACCACAATGAGTACGAGGGCATTCCGATGGCCGAGGAGTATGACTATGTCCACCTGAAG GGCATGGACAAAGCTCAGGGATCTAGGCCCCCGGATCAGGCCTGCACAGGGGATCCTGAACTGCCCGAGAGGGGGATGCCGGCGCCACAG GAGGCCCTGTCCCCAGGGGAGCCACTGGTTCTGTCCACCGGAGATCTACAGTTCCTGTACTTCTATGCTGGGCAATGCCAGAGCCACTACTCGGCCCTGCAGGCAGCCGTGGCAGCCCTGATGTCCAGTACCCAGGCTAATCAGCCCCCGCGTCTTTTCGTGCCCCACAGCAAGAGGGTGGTGGTGGCTGCTCATCGCCTGGTGTTTGTTGGGGACACCCTGGGCCGGCTGGCAGCCTCTGCCCCTCTGAGAGCACAGGTCAGGGCTGCAG CCTAG
- the IL25 gene encoding interleukin-25, giving the protein MRERPRLGEDSSLISLFLQVVAFLAMVMGTHTYSHWPSCCPSKGQDTSEELLRWSTVPVPPLEPARLDRHPESCRASEDGPLNSRAISPWRYELDRDLNRLPQDLYHARCLCPHCVSLQTGSHMDPRGNSELLYHNQTVFYRRPCHGKKGTHKGYCLERRLYRVSLACVCVRPRVMG; this is encoded by the exons ATGAGGGAGCGACCCAGATTAGGTGAGGACAGTTCTCTCATTAGCCTTTTCCTACAGGTGGTTGCATTCTTGGCAATGGTCATGGGAACCCACACCTACAGCCACTGGCCCAGCTGCTGCCCCAGCAAAGGGCAGGACACCTCTGAGGAGCTGCTGAGGTGGAGCACTGTGCCTGTGCCTCCCCTAGAGCCTGCTAGGCTCGACCGCCACCCAGAGTCCTGTAGGGCCAGTGAAGATGGACCCCTCAACAGCAGGGCCATCTCCCCCTGGAGATATGA GTTGGACAGAGACTTGAACCGGCTCCCCCAGGACCTGTACCACGCCCGTTGCCTGTGCCCGCACTGCGTCAGCCTACAGACAGGCTCCCACATGGACCCCCGGGGCAACTCGGAGCTGCTCTACCACAACCAGACTGTCTTCTACCGGCGGCCATGCCATGGCAAGAAGGGCACCCACAAGGGCTACTGCCTGGAGCGCAGGCTGTACCGTGTTTCCttagcttgtgtgtgtgtgcggccCCGTGTGATGGGCTAG
- the EFS gene encoding embryonal Fyn-associated substrate isoform X3: MAIATSVYVVPPPARPCPTSGPPAGPCPPSPDLIYKIPRASGTQLAAPRDALEVYDVPPTALRVPSSGPYDCPASFSHPLTRVAPQPPGEDDAPYDVPLTPKPPAELEPDLEWEGGREPGPPIYAAPSNLKRASALLNLYEAPEELLADGEGGGTDEGIYDVPLLGPEAPPSPEPPGALASHDQDTLAQLLARSPPPPHRPRLPSAESLSRRPLPALPVPEAPSPSPVPSPAPGRKGSIQDRPLPPPPPRLPGYGGPKVEGDPEGREMEDDPAGHHNEYEGIPMAEEYDYVHLKGMDKAQGSRPPDQACTGDPELPERGMPAPQEALSPGEPLVLSTGDLQFLYFYAGQCQSHYSALQAAVAALMSSTQANQPPRLFVPHSKRVVVAAHRLVFVGDTLGRLAASAPLRAQVRAAGTALGQALRATVLAVKGAALGYPSSPAIQEMVQCVTELAGQALQFTTLLTSLAP; this comes from the exons ATGGCCATTGCCACGTCG GTGTATGTGGTGCCGCCCCCAGCTCGGCCCTGTCCAACCTCAGGACCTCCAGCTGGACCTTGCCCACCCTCTCCTGACCTCATCTACAAGATCCCCAGAGCTAGTGGGACCCAGCTGGCTGCTCCCAGAGATGCCTTGGAG GTCTACGATGTGCCCCCCACCGCCCTCCGGGTGCCCTCCAGTGGCCCCTATGACTGCCCTGCCTCCTTTTCCCACCCTCTGACCCGGGTTGCCCCGCAGCCCCCTGGAGAGGATGATGCTCCTTATGATGTGCCTCTGACCCCAAAGCCACCTGCAGAGCTGGAACCAGATCTGGAGTGGGAAGGAGGCCGGGAGCCGGGGCCCCCCATCTATGCTGCCCCCTCCAACCTGAAACGAGCGTCAGCCTTACTCAATTTGTATGAAGCACCCGAGGAACTGCTGGCAGACGGAGAGGGCGGGGGCACTGATGAGGGGATCTATGATGTGCCTCTGCTGGGGCCAGAGGCTCCCCCTTCTCCAGAGCCCCCTggagccttggcctcccatgacCAGGACACCCTGGCCCAGCTTCTGGCCagaagccccccacccccacacaggCCCCGGCTCCCCTCAGCTGAGAGCCTGTCCCGCCGCCCTCTGCCTGCCCTGCCTGTCCctgaggcccccagcccctccccagtgccctctcctgccccaggcCGGAAGGGCAGCATCCAGGACcggcctctgcccccacccccaccccgcctgCCTGGTTATGGAGGCCCCAAGGTCGAGGGGGATCCAGAGGGCAGGGAGATGGAGGATGACCCAGCAGGACACCACAATGAGTACGAGGGCATTCCGATGGCCGAGGAGTATGACTATGTCCACCTGAAG GGCATGGACAAAGCTCAGGGATCTAGGCCCCCGGATCAGGCCTGCACAGGGGATCCTGAACTGCCCGAGAGGGGGATGCCGGCGCCACAG GAGGCCCTGTCCCCAGGGGAGCCACTGGTTCTGTCCACCGGAGATCTACAGTTCCTGTACTTCTATGCTGGGCAATGCCAGAGCCACTACTCGGCCCTGCAGGCAGCCGTGGCAGCCCTGATGTCCAGTACCCAGGCTAATCAGCCCCCGCGTCTTTTCGTGCCCCACAGCAAGAGGGTGGTGGTGGCTGCTCATCGCCTGGTGTTTGTTGGGGACACCCTGGGCCGGCTGGCAGCCTCTGCCCCTCTGAGAGCACAGGTCAGGGCTGCAGGTACAGCACTGGGCCAGGCATTGCGGGCCACTGTGCTGGCTGTCAAGGGAGCTGCCCTGGGCTACCCATCCAGCCCTGCCATCCAAGAGATGGTGCAGTGTGTAACAGAACTGGCAGGGCAGGCCCTGCAATTCACTACCCTGCTCACTAGCCTGGCTCCATGA
- the EFS gene encoding embryonal Fyn-associated substrate isoform X1, producing the protein MAIATSAQLARALYDNTAESPQELSFRRGDVLRVLQREGAGLDGWCLCSLHGQQGIVPANRVKLLPAGPAPKPSLSPASPAQPGSPYPAPDHSNEDQEVYVVPPPARPCPTSGPPAGPCPPSPDLIYKIPRASGTQLAAPRDALEVYDVPPTALRVPSSGPYDCPASFSHPLTRVAPQPPGEDDAPYDVPLTPKPPAELEPDLEWEGGREPGPPIYAAPSNLKRASALLNLYEAPEELLADGEGGGTDEGIYDVPLLGPEAPPSPEPPGALASHDQDTLAQLLARSPPPPHRPRLPSAESLSRRPLPALPVPEAPSPSPVPSPAPGRKGSIQDRPLPPPPPRLPGYGGPKVEGDPEGREMEDDPAGHHNEYEGIPMAEEYDYVHLKGMDKAQGSRPPDQACTGDPELPERGMPAPQEALSPGEPLVLSTGDLQFLYFYAGQCQSHYSALQAAVAALMSSTQANQPPRLFVPHSKRVVVAAHRLVFVGDTLGRLAASAPLRAQVRAAGTALGQALRATVLAVKGAALGYPSSPAIQEMVQCVTELAGQALQFTTLLTSLAP; encoded by the exons ATGGCCATTGCCACGTCG gcccagctggccCGGGCACTGTATGACAACACCGCTGAGTCCCCCCAGGAGCTGTCCTTCCGCCGAGGGGATGTCCTACGGGTCCTGCAGAGAGAGGGCGCTGGACTGGACGGCTGGTGCCTCTGCTCCCTACACGGCCAGCAGGGCATTGTGCCCGCCAACAGGGTGAAGCTCTTGCCTGCTGGCCCAGCACCCAAGCCCAGCCTCTCTCCTGCgtccccagcccagcctggctCACCATATCCAGCCCCAGATCACAGCAATGAGGACCAGGAG GTGTATGTGGTGCCGCCCCCAGCTCGGCCCTGTCCAACCTCAGGACCTCCAGCTGGACCTTGCCCACCCTCTCCTGACCTCATCTACAAGATCCCCAGAGCTAGTGGGACCCAGCTGGCTGCTCCCAGAGATGCCTTGGAG GTCTACGATGTGCCCCCCACCGCCCTCCGGGTGCCCTCCAGTGGCCCCTATGACTGCCCTGCCTCCTTTTCCCACCCTCTGACCCGGGTTGCCCCGCAGCCCCCTGGAGAGGATGATGCTCCTTATGATGTGCCTCTGACCCCAAAGCCACCTGCAGAGCTGGAACCAGATCTGGAGTGGGAAGGAGGCCGGGAGCCGGGGCCCCCCATCTATGCTGCCCCCTCCAACCTGAAACGAGCGTCAGCCTTACTCAATTTGTATGAAGCACCCGAGGAACTGCTGGCAGACGGAGAGGGCGGGGGCACTGATGAGGGGATCTATGATGTGCCTCTGCTGGGGCCAGAGGCTCCCCCTTCTCCAGAGCCCCCTggagccttggcctcccatgacCAGGACACCCTGGCCCAGCTTCTGGCCagaagccccccacccccacacaggCCCCGGCTCCCCTCAGCTGAGAGCCTGTCCCGCCGCCCTCTGCCTGCCCTGCCTGTCCctgaggcccccagcccctccccagtgccctctcctgccccaggcCGGAAGGGCAGCATCCAGGACcggcctctgcccccacccccaccccgcctgCCTGGTTATGGAGGCCCCAAGGTCGAGGGGGATCCAGAGGGCAGGGAGATGGAGGATGACCCAGCAGGACACCACAATGAGTACGAGGGCATTCCGATGGCCGAGGAGTATGACTATGTCCACCTGAAG GGCATGGACAAAGCTCAGGGATCTAGGCCCCCGGATCAGGCCTGCACAGGGGATCCTGAACTGCCCGAGAGGGGGATGCCGGCGCCACAG GAGGCCCTGTCCCCAGGGGAGCCACTGGTTCTGTCCACCGGAGATCTACAGTTCCTGTACTTCTATGCTGGGCAATGCCAGAGCCACTACTCGGCCCTGCAGGCAGCCGTGGCAGCCCTGATGTCCAGTACCCAGGCTAATCAGCCCCCGCGTCTTTTCGTGCCCCACAGCAAGAGGGTGGTGGTGGCTGCTCATCGCCTGGTGTTTGTTGGGGACACCCTGGGCCGGCTGGCAGCCTCTGCCCCTCTGAGAGCACAGGTCAGGGCTGCAGGTACAGCACTGGGCCAGGCATTGCGGGCCACTGTGCTGGCTGTCAAGGGAGCTGCCCTGGGCTACCCATCCAGCCCTGCCATCCAAGAGATGGTGCAGTGTGTAACAGAACTGGCAGGGCAGGCCCTGCAATTCACTACCCTGCTCACTAGCCTGGCTCCATGA